One part of the Stigmatopora argus isolate UIUO_Sarg chromosome 8, RoL_Sarg_1.0, whole genome shotgun sequence genome encodes these proteins:
- the LOC144079064 gene encoding sodium-dependent phosphate transport protein 2B-like isoform X1, with protein MGPRPQVGTQSSSVFEDNGKTEGMLASYSTVDLVKDEPTEEDPWDLPELKDVGVKWSDLDTKGKILRVVTGVVKLALLLALLYLFICSLDVLSSAFQLVGGKKVGSSSPSVSRPRRSFAPAGKAAGDIFKENAILSNPVAGLVIGVLVTVLVQSSSTSSSIVVSMVSSGLLEVRSAVPIIMGANIGTSVTNTIVAMMQAGNRNEFRRAFAGATVHDFFNWLSVLVLLPLEVATRVLERLTHLIIDSFHIESGDNAPDLLKIITTPLTDSIIELDKSVITAIATGDPSARNRSLIKIWCKTETNITFWNETVDSCPVGVLCWEEGNQTKAMLNKTWTENIEKCEHIFVDANLPDLAVGLILLGMSLFILCSCLILIVKLLNSMLKGQVALVIKKVLNTDFPFPFGWVTGYIAIAVGAGMTFIVQSSSVFTSAITPLVGIGVISLERAYPLTLGSNIGTTTTAILAAMASPGETLANSLQIALCHFFFNIMGILLWYPIPFTRLPIRLARGLGNHTAQYRWFAVVYLVVCFLVLPLAIFGLSMAGWQVLVGIGVPVLVLVVFVVVVNILQSRCPRFLPGILRTWNFLPEALRSLEPWDRVVTSFLGCCSNYCCCICKCCNCCGCCQKDQSETSGRGRKSLELRHEPVLDAQVIQGTQL; from the exons ATGGGTCCCAGACCGCAAGTGGGGACGCAATCGTCATCGGTTTTCG AAGACAACGGTAAGACGGAAGGCATGTTAGCGTCCTACTCCACCGTGGACCTGGTCAAGGACGAGCCCACCGAGGAGGATCCCTGGGACCTGCCCGAGCTCAAGGACGTGGGGGTCAAGTGGTCAG ACTTGGACACCAAAGGGAAGATCTTGCGCGTGGTGACGGGCGTGGTCAAGCTGGCCTTGCTGCTGGCTCTTCTCTACTTGTTCATCTGCTCCCTGGATGTCCTCAGCTCGGCCTTCCAACTGGTGGGAGGTAAGAAAGTGGGAAGCTCCTCCCCTTCCGTTTCCCGACCACGCCGGTCCTTTGCGCCCGCAGGTAAAGCCGCCGGAGACATCTTCAAGGAGAACGCCATCCTGTCCAACCCGGTGGCCGGTCTGGTCATCGGCGTGCTGGTGACGGTCTTGGTGCAGAGCTCCAGCACCTCGTCCTCCATCGTGGTCAGCATGGTGTCTTCTGGAT TGCTGGAAGTCCGGTCCGCCGTCCCCATCATCATGGGCGCCAACATCGGAACTTCGGTCACCAACACCATCGTGGCCATGATGCAGGCGGGCAACCGCAACGAGTTTCGCAG gGCTTTCGCCGGCGCCACCGTGCACGACTTTTTCAACTGGCTCTCCGTGCTGGTCCTGCTGCCCCTGGAGGTGgccacgagggtgctggagcggCTCACCCACCTCATCATCGACTCCTTCCACATCGAGTCGGGCGACAACGCGCCGGACCTCCTGAAGATCATCACCACCCCGCTCACAGACTCCATTATCGAG CTGGATAAATCGGTGATCACGGCCATCGCCACCGGAGACCCGTCCGCCAGGAACAGGAGTCTCATCAAAATCTGGTGCAAGACGGAGACCAACATC acctTCTGGAATGAAACGGTGGATTCCTGCCCGGTTGGCGTTCTTTGCTGGGAGGAGGGGAACCAAACCAAGGCCATGTTAAACAAGACCTGGACAGAAAACATTGAGAAAT GCGAGCACATCTTTGTGGACGCCAACCTTCCCGACTTGGCGGTGGGCCTGATCCTGCTGGGGATGTCGCTCTTCATCCTGTGCTCCTGCCTCATCCTCATCGTCAAGCTGCTCAACTCCATGCTCAAGGGCCAGGTGGCGCTAGTCATCAAGAAGGTCCTCAACACAG ATTTCCCCTTCCCCTTCGGCTGGGTGACAGGCTACATCGCCATCGCCGTGGGAGCCGGCATGACCTTCATCGTTCAGAGCAGCTCCGTCTTCACTTCCGCCATCACGCCACTGGTCG GTATCGGCGTCATCAGCCTGGAACGCGCCTATCCGCTAACTCTGGGCTCCAACATTGGCACGACCACCACGGCTATTTTAGCGGCTATGGCTAGCCCGGGAGAAACGCTAGCCAACTCCCTGCAG ATTGCACTTTGCCATTTCTTCTTCAACATCATGGGTATCCTCTTGTGGTACCCGATCCCCTTCACCCGCTTACCCATCCGTCTGGCCAGAGGGTTGGGCAACCACACGGCGCAGTACCGCTGGTTCGCCGTCGTCTACCTGGTCGTCTGCTTCCTCGTCTTGCCCCTGGCCATCTTCGGCCTATCCATGGCCGGCTGGCAGGTCCTGGTGGGCATCGGGGTGCCGGTCCTGGTTCTGGTGGTCTTCGTGGTGGTGGTCAACATCCTGCAGTCGCGTTGTCCTCGCTTCCTGCCGGGGATCCTGCGCACCTGGAACTTCCTGCCCGAGGCCTTGCGCTCCCTAGAACCCTGGGACCGGGTGGTGACGTCGTTCCTGGGGTGCTGTAGCAACTACTGCTGCTGCATCTGCAAGTGCTGCAACTGCTGCGGCTGCTGCCAGAAGGACCAATCGGAAACCTCGGGGCGTGGCCGCAAGAGCCTGGAGCTCCGCCATGAACCGGTCTTGGACGCCCAGGTCATCCAAGGGACTCAACTTTAA
- the LOC144079064 gene encoding sodium-dependent phosphate transport protein 2B-like isoform X2 codes for MGPRPQVGTQSSSVFEDNGKTEGMLASYSTVDLVKDEPTEEDPWDLPELKDVGVKWSDLDTKGKILRVVTGVVKLALLLALLYLFICSLDVLSSAFQLVGGKAAGDIFKENAILSNPVAGLVIGVLVTVLVQSSSTSSSIVVSMVSSGLLEVRSAVPIIMGANIGTSVTNTIVAMMQAGNRNEFRRAFAGATVHDFFNWLSVLVLLPLEVATRVLERLTHLIIDSFHIESGDNAPDLLKIITTPLTDSIIELDKSVITAIATGDPSARNRSLIKIWCKTETNITFWNETVDSCPVGVLCWEEGNQTKAMLNKTWTENIEKCEHIFVDANLPDLAVGLILLGMSLFILCSCLILIVKLLNSMLKGQVALVIKKVLNTDFPFPFGWVTGYIAIAVGAGMTFIVQSSSVFTSAITPLVGIGVISLERAYPLTLGSNIGTTTTAILAAMASPGETLANSLQIALCHFFFNIMGILLWYPIPFTRLPIRLARGLGNHTAQYRWFAVVYLVVCFLVLPLAIFGLSMAGWQVLVGIGVPVLVLVVFVVVVNILQSRCPRFLPGILRTWNFLPEALRSLEPWDRVVTSFLGCCSNYCCCICKCCNCCGCCQKDQSETSGRGRKSLELRHEPVLDAQVIQGTQL; via the exons ATGGGTCCCAGACCGCAAGTGGGGACGCAATCGTCATCGGTTTTCG AAGACAACGGTAAGACGGAAGGCATGTTAGCGTCCTACTCCACCGTGGACCTGGTCAAGGACGAGCCCACCGAGGAGGATCCCTGGGACCTGCCCGAGCTCAAGGACGTGGGGGTCAAGTGGTCAG ACTTGGACACCAAAGGGAAGATCTTGCGCGTGGTGACGGGCGTGGTCAAGCTGGCCTTGCTGCTGGCTCTTCTCTACTTGTTCATCTGCTCCCTGGATGTCCTCAGCTCGGCCTTCCAACTGGTGGGAG GTAAAGCCGCCGGAGACATCTTCAAGGAGAACGCCATCCTGTCCAACCCGGTGGCCGGTCTGGTCATCGGCGTGCTGGTGACGGTCTTGGTGCAGAGCTCCAGCACCTCGTCCTCCATCGTGGTCAGCATGGTGTCTTCTGGAT TGCTGGAAGTCCGGTCCGCCGTCCCCATCATCATGGGCGCCAACATCGGAACTTCGGTCACCAACACCATCGTGGCCATGATGCAGGCGGGCAACCGCAACGAGTTTCGCAG gGCTTTCGCCGGCGCCACCGTGCACGACTTTTTCAACTGGCTCTCCGTGCTGGTCCTGCTGCCCCTGGAGGTGgccacgagggtgctggagcggCTCACCCACCTCATCATCGACTCCTTCCACATCGAGTCGGGCGACAACGCGCCGGACCTCCTGAAGATCATCACCACCCCGCTCACAGACTCCATTATCGAG CTGGATAAATCGGTGATCACGGCCATCGCCACCGGAGACCCGTCCGCCAGGAACAGGAGTCTCATCAAAATCTGGTGCAAGACGGAGACCAACATC acctTCTGGAATGAAACGGTGGATTCCTGCCCGGTTGGCGTTCTTTGCTGGGAGGAGGGGAACCAAACCAAGGCCATGTTAAACAAGACCTGGACAGAAAACATTGAGAAAT GCGAGCACATCTTTGTGGACGCCAACCTTCCCGACTTGGCGGTGGGCCTGATCCTGCTGGGGATGTCGCTCTTCATCCTGTGCTCCTGCCTCATCCTCATCGTCAAGCTGCTCAACTCCATGCTCAAGGGCCAGGTGGCGCTAGTCATCAAGAAGGTCCTCAACACAG ATTTCCCCTTCCCCTTCGGCTGGGTGACAGGCTACATCGCCATCGCCGTGGGAGCCGGCATGACCTTCATCGTTCAGAGCAGCTCCGTCTTCACTTCCGCCATCACGCCACTGGTCG GTATCGGCGTCATCAGCCTGGAACGCGCCTATCCGCTAACTCTGGGCTCCAACATTGGCACGACCACCACGGCTATTTTAGCGGCTATGGCTAGCCCGGGAGAAACGCTAGCCAACTCCCTGCAG ATTGCACTTTGCCATTTCTTCTTCAACATCATGGGTATCCTCTTGTGGTACCCGATCCCCTTCACCCGCTTACCCATCCGTCTGGCCAGAGGGTTGGGCAACCACACGGCGCAGTACCGCTGGTTCGCCGTCGTCTACCTGGTCGTCTGCTTCCTCGTCTTGCCCCTGGCCATCTTCGGCCTATCCATGGCCGGCTGGCAGGTCCTGGTGGGCATCGGGGTGCCGGTCCTGGTTCTGGTGGTCTTCGTGGTGGTGGTCAACATCCTGCAGTCGCGTTGTCCTCGCTTCCTGCCGGGGATCCTGCGCACCTGGAACTTCCTGCCCGAGGCCTTGCGCTCCCTAGAACCCTGGGACCGGGTGGTGACGTCGTTCCTGGGGTGCTGTAGCAACTACTGCTGCTGCATCTGCAAGTGCTGCAACTGCTGCGGCTGCTGCCAGAAGGACCAATCGGAAACCTCGGGGCGTGGCCGCAAGAGCCTGGAGCTCCGCCATGAACCGGTCTTGGACGCCCAGGTCATCCAAGGGACTCAACTTTAA